In Salmo salar chromosome ssa03, Ssal_v3.1, whole genome shotgun sequence, a single genomic region encodes these proteins:
- the chd8 gene encoding chromodomain-helicase-DNA-binding protein 8 isoform X3 codes for MADPIMDLFDDTPLFNLDALPGDAFTQGSSDPVEEALKLALGQIEPPYEPTPALSIPVAAPTIPDPVPVQQQAPVPFTLPQTVSIASTVPQTTLSVASNTSRAATVLLGSPLTVNSSAGTTQQITTQQFTTQQLAQIAQQLTPQQLAAITQQAGGQGGSKIVILKGPGGHAQVLQTVPGTGSQAGKVTFARVLSGTQLRPGMQILSGGTVLNQASPGQGQVKVGTGIQRLVQSPNGPLKQVQLISMPQGQGQTQTVQMQIPQAQLAQAQQIQLQPQTQVQLQSTMQTQVTTTATGTTSVRPQGVTLTTVPQQGEAKRITLVLQQPHGGTTQGGAVTVGGSGQLQQGQQQRLVLGNLPGKLVLQGGQLAALTQARAGQTGAQPKVLTIQLQVQQQPNQQGGPKFQLVSGGQGSSPQVVQISQGQGGQRLAMPLKLLLQPQMSSTSTAGGTVSVVKVINTSAAGSAPSTTTTMASTGIRLAKAQEPVRRVETLGKQEKANRIVAEAIARAKARGERNIPRVLNQDELPAGQKAADKGAAAMTTGTPGAKKKGGGGGSKKKSPPGAGGKGMACAEKKGKAKAAGGAAVGTPVGVAGTSGSKSKSKAKINTITLVGGKKRKRNASSDHSDGELSPSSPSKALEEDMLAKRRSNRQVKRKKYTEDLDIKITDDEDEPEEDVDVTTTAAVASITGGAAGQLMGEQLKQELQLDGDGLSSMQFFVENPNEEDAAIVDKVLSMRLTKKEVSPGHYINAEEFFVKYKNYSYMHCEWATLEQLERDKRIHQKLKRFKIKHAQMRLLLQEEEEAFNPDYVEVDRILDESNSVDKDNGEPVVYYLVKWCSLPYEDATWELREDVDEDKVEEFRKIQDRQPQLKRTPRPQAAAWKKLEEFTEYKSGNVLREYQLEGVNWLLFNWYNRQNCILADEMGLGKTIQSISLLSEVFGAGVQGPFLVIAPLSTITNWEREFATWTDMNAIVYHGSLASRQMIQQYEMYCKDDKDHLIPGAYKFDALITTFEMILSDCPELREISWRCVIIDEAHRLKNRNCKLLDSLKMLDLEHKVLLTGTPLQNTVEELFSLLHFLEPAQFSSESEFLRDFGDLKTEEQVQKLQAILKPMMLRRLKEDVEKNLAPKQETIIEVELTDVQKKYYRAILERNFSFLSMGATSNSNVPNLLNTMMELRKCCNHPYLITGAEESIVAELREVYDPMVPDFHLQALVRSAGKLVLLDKLLPRLKAGGHKVLIFSQMVRCLDILEDYLINKRYLYERIDGRVRGNLRQAAIDRFSKPDSDRFVFLLCTRAGGLGINLTAADTCVIFDSDWNPQNDLQAQARCHRIGQSKAVKVYRLITRNSYEREMLDKASLKLGLDRAVLQSMSGNKESNVNGQIQQFSKKEIEDLLRKGAYAAIMDEEDEGSKFCEEDIDQILQRRATTITIESEGKGSTFSKASFVATENRTDIALDDPEFWQKWAKRADIDFDSMNRKNTLVIDTPRVRKQTRQFATLRGEGGEISDPDSDDEYPPANSRQSRSSRRSERHAGNGYGRTDCFRVEKHLLVYGWGRWRDILSHARCKRRLGERDVETICRVILVFCLLHYRGDENIKSFIWELITPPENGREPHTLLNHSGLSIPVPRGRKGKRVKAQSSFDVQKVEWIRKYNPDSLLLDDSYRKHLKHQCNKVLLRVRMLYYLRQEVIGEHADSVLRGADARDIDIWMPEMEQQEVPSGWWDTEADRSLLVGVFKHGYEMYTTMRADDCLCFLERAGRPDDQAIDAEQHSADAELGDGGDDDKYSEDPEFKPASRHTKDLYEEADSMNMSDDICVDDKPGPVKTKGPPSGLSGACEWPTSSSLTARLRRLITAYQRSYKREQLKVEAAEKGDRKRRRCEQASKLKEIARQERQQRYQLLPSAINSSSICVLNLRWTRREECDFYRVVSTFGVERIKEPNAQEGEDAKLEWARFRTFARLDKKTDESLSRYFRCFMAMCRRVCNLRPARGEDPSELGQSMAPITEERASRTLYRISLLRRLRERVLPHPSMEESLLLAPLSSELPVWWSTPAHDRELMLGAALHGVSRTELSVFSDPQFSFSQARHDYLEIQQNQPAPATPLRQPQAEEGSAVKEEEGLNEESVLLGASEALGHSDTQTTPLSRPDGTGQARTGLGWKKSKGRGPRSGGRKGGRSGGEGGTSDLDSESDSGSSTSSRRSESSDDSGDSDAERERAALKMEEDGENSLLSMTPSQDGAPPESLTDPFRVDWPKDRVLINRLDSLCTLVLSGQWPTGRRYASDAQLNPGSDDLGAGDELSFARLMRKGNSTPGGEGADGEESEFTVKLLKLSDPDGVVPVVDAMTGTVLSGERAPRRRDLPNWLKENPEYEVEGDMLELLVNRSKRKKKRTEKAAALSGSEKINIIDMRSGKKVGAAHGPMLQDLREFLEENPDCAVAPEWAETVRCSGFLPDSLFHRLLSAHSVIPKRDRHHRHHHAPQPDPMEDPLLGGGEEETLVSDGAYMMEDEDLEDSSFLTQAFDVKMEGGDSLSRGGYESSDREALLDDVIMAQKDTDSSSSSED; via the exons ATGGCAGACCCCATCATGGACCTCTTTGATGACACGCCGCTGTTCAACCTGGATGCTCTGCCAGGCGATGCCTTCACCCAGGGTTCCTCAGACCCTGTGGAGGAGGCTCTGAAGCTGGCTCTGGGGCAGATTGAACCCCCCTATGAACCCACCCCAGCTCTCAGCATACCAGTGGCAGCTCCAACCATCCCAGACCCAGTCCCTGTGCAGCAGCAGGCCCCAGTCCCATTCACCCTCCCTCAGACTGTTTCAATCGCGTCAACAGTACCTCAGACGACACTCTCTGTAGCCAGTAACACTAGTCGGGCTGCCACAGTCCTGCTGGGCTCACCTCTGACTGTCAATAGCTCTGCTGGCACCACACAACAGATCACAACACAACAATTCACCACACAGCAGCTCGCACAGATCGCACAGCAGCTTACTCCTCAGCAGCTAGCTGCCATCACCCAGCAGGCCGGAGGGCAGGGAGGCTCCAAGATCGTCATCCTGAAGGGACCTGGGGGGCATGcacaggtgctgcagactgttcctgGGACAGGCTCCCAAGCGGGGAAGGTCACCTTTGCCAGGGTACTGTCTGGAACCCAACTTAGGCCTGGCATGCAGATACTGTCTGGAGGAACGGTCCTGAACCAAGCGTCTCCTGGGCAGGGACAGGTGAAGGTGGGAACTGGGATACAGAGGCTAGTTCAGTCGCCCAACGGACCCCTGAAGCAGGTGCAGTTGATCTCCATGCCCCAGGGCCAGGGCCAGACGCAAACTGTCCAGATGCAAATACCGCAGGCCCAGCTTGCCCAAGCGCAGCAAATCCAGCTACAGCCCCAGACACAGGTGCAGCTGCAGTCTACCATGCAAACGCAGGTTACCACCACTGCTACAGGCACCACTTCAGTCCGACCACAAGGGGTTACCCTCACTACAGTACCACAGCAG GGTGAAGCTAAGAGGATCACCCTGGTGCTGCAACAGCCCCATGGTGGCACGACCCAGGGGGGTGCTGTGACGGTGGGTGGGTCTGGTCAGCTGCAGCAGGGCCAGCAGCAGAGGCTGGTGTTGGGTAACCTCCCAGGGAAGCTGGTCCTCCAGGGGGGTCAGCTGGCTGCTCTCACCCAGGCCAGGGCAGGGCAGACGGGGGCGCAGCCTAAAGTACTTACCATCCAGCTGCAAGTGCAGCAGCAACCCAACCAACAGGGGGGACCCAAG TTTCAGCTGGTGTCTGGAGGGCAAGGTAGCAGCCCACAGGTGGTTCAGATCTCCCAGGGGCAAGGTGGACAGAGACTGGCCATGCCCCTCAAACTGCTGCTGcaaccacag ATGAGCTCCACCTCCACAGCAGGCGGTACCGTCTCCGTAGTGAAGGTCATCAACACCTCGGCTGCCGGCTCTGCcccttccaccaccaccaccatggcatCAACAGGTATACGGCTAGCCAAGGCCCAGGAGCCTGTACGGCGTGTGGAGACCCTGGGCAAGCAGGAGAAGGCCAACCGCATTGTGGCCGAGGCCATCGCCAGAGCAAAGGCCCGGGGAGAGAGGAACATTCCACGAGTCCTCAACCAGGACGAACTGCCTGCTGGACAGAAGGCTGCTGACAAAGGGGCTGCTGCGATGACCACTGGCACACCTGGAGCCAAGAAGAAGGGGGGAGGAGGCGGGAGTAAGAAGAAAAGCCCACCAGGGGCAGGGGGGAAGGGCATGGCTTGTGCTGAGAAGAAAGGCAAGGCCAAGGCAGCAGGTGGAGCTGCTGTAGGGACACCTGTAGGGGTGGCTGGAACCAGCGGCAGCAAAAGCAAAAGCAAGGCAAAGATCAA tACGATCACTCTAGTGGGGGgtaagaagaggaagaggaatgcCTCCTCAGACCACTCTGATGGGGAGTTGagcccttcctctccctctaagGCCCTGGAGGAGGACATGTTAGCG AAGAGGCGCTCTAACCGTCAGGTGAAGAGGAAGAAGTACACGGAGGACTTGGACATCAAAATCACTGACGATGAGGATGAGCCGGAGGAGGACGTGGACGTAACCACGACTGCGGCGGTGGCGTCCATTACCGGAGGGGCAGCGGGGCAGCTGATGGGAGAGCAGCTCAAACAGGAGCTGCAGTTGGACGGGGACGGCCTTTCCAGCATGCAGTTCTTTGTG GAAAACCCCAACGAGGAAGATGCAGCAATTGTAGACAAAGTCTTGTCCATGAGGCTAACTAAAAAGGAG GTGTCTCCAGGACATTATATAAATGCTGAGGAATTCTTTGTCAAATATAAGAACTA cTCCTACATGCACTGTGAGTGGGCCACTCTGgagcagctggagagagacaagaggatcCATCAGAAGCTGAAGAGATTCAAGATCAAACACGCACAAATGAGACTCCTCTTACAGGAG GAGGAGGAGGCCTTCAACCCAGACTATGTGGAGGTGGACCGTATCCTGGATGAATCCAACAGTGTGGACAAGGACAATGGAGAG CCGGTGGTGTATTACTTGGTGAAGTGGTGCTCTCTGCCCTATGAAGACGCCACCTGGGAGCTGAGGGAGGACGTGGATGAGGACAAGGTGGAGGAGTTTAGGAAGATCCAGGACCGCCAACCTCAGCTCAAAAGAACG CCCCGACCCCAAGCGGCTGCGTGGAAGAAGCTGGAGGAATTCACAGAGTACAAGAGTGGGAACGTACTTCGAGAATACCAGCTAGAGGGAGTCAACTGGCTGCTCTTCAACTGGTACAACAG GCAGAACTGTATCCTGGCCGATGAGATGGGTCTAGGGAAGACCATCCAgtccatctctctgctgtctgaggTGTTTGGTGCCGGGGTCCAGGGCCCCTTCCTGGTCATCGCCCCCCTCTCCACCATCACCAACTGGGAGAGGGAGTTCGCCACCTGGACCGACATGAATGCCATCGTCTACCACGGCAGCCTGGCCAGCAGGCAGATGATCCAGCAGTACGAGATGTACTGCAAGGAcgacaag GACCATCTGATCCCAGGGGCATATAAATTTGATGCCCTGATCACGACGTTTGAGATGATTCTGTCCGACTGCCCTGAGCTGAGGGAGATCTCCTGGCGCTGTGTGATCATTGACGAAGCCCACCGCCTCAAGAACCGCAACTGCAAGCTGCTGGACAGCCTCAAGATGCTGGACCTG GAGCATAAGGTGCTTCTGACAGGCACTCCCCTCCAGAACACAGTGGAGGAGCTCTTCAGTCTGCTGCACTTTCTTGAGCCAGCTCAGTTCTCCTCAGAGTCCGAGTTCTTACGTGACTTTGGAGACCTCAAAACAGAGGAGCAGGTCCAGAAGCTCCAAGCTATTCTGAAGCCAATGATGCTGCGCAGACTCAAAGAGGATGTGGAGAAGAACTTGGCGCCAAAACAGGAGACCATCATTGAG GTGGAGCTGACAGATGTGCAGAAGAAATACTACCGGGCCATCCTAGAGAGGAACTTTAGTTTCCTCAGCATGGGGGCAACCAGCAACAGCAACGTCCCCAATCTGCTCAACACCATGATGGAGCTACGCAAGTGCTGCAACCACCCCTACCTCATCACAG GGGCGGAGGAGTCTATTGTGGCAGAGCTGAGGGAGGTGTACGACCCCATGGTCCCAGACTTCCACCTGCAGGCCCTGGTGAGATCCGCAGGCAAGCTGGTCCTGCTGGACAAACTGCTGCCTCGCCTGAAGGCCGGGGGACACAAGGTGCTCATCTTCTCCCAGATGGTGCGCTGCCTGGACATCCTGGAGGACTACCTCATCAACAAGAG ATACCTGTACGAGCGCATCGATGGCAGAGTGAGAGGGAACCTGCGTCAGGCAGCCATTGATCGCTTCAGCAAACCAGACTCGGACCGTTTCGTCTTCCTGTTGTGTACCCGGGCTGGAGGCCTGGGCATCAACCTGACTGCTGCTGACACCTGCGTCATCTTTGACTCCGACTGGAACCCTCAGAATGATCTGCAG GCTCAGGCGCGGTGTCACCGTATCGGCCAGTCCAAGGCCGTGAAGGTGTACCGTCTGATCACCAGGAACTCCTATGAGAGGGAGATGTTGGACAAGGCTAGCCTCAAACTGGGTCTGGACCGGGCTGTACTGCAGAGCATGAGTGGCAACAAGGAGAGCAACGTCAACGGA CAAATCCAGCAGTTCTCTAAGAAGGAGATCGAGGACCTCCTGAGGAAGGGGGCGTACGCTGCCATCATGGACGAGGAGGACGAGGGCTCCAAGTTCTGCGAGGAGGACATTGACCAGATCCTCCAGAGGAgagccaccaccatcaccatcgaGAGCGAGGGCAAGGGATCCACCTTCTCCAAGGCCAGCTTCGTGGCCACCGAAAACAGGACCGACATCGCCCTGGACGACCCCGAGTTCTGGCAGAAGTGGGCCAAGAGGGCAGACATAGACTTTGATTCCATGAATAGGAAG AACACTCTGGTGATTGACACACCCAGAGTAAGGAAGCAGACCCGTCAGTTCGCTACCCTGAGGGGCGAGGGCGGGGAGATCTCTGACCCCGACAGCGACGACGAGTACCCACCCGCCAATTCCCGGCAGTCCCGGTCCTCAAGGCGCTCCGAGCGCCACGCCGGAAATGGCTACGGCCGCACCGACTGCTTCCGTGTGGAGAAACACCTTCTTGTTTACGG GTGGGGGCGCTGGCGGGACATCCTGTCTCATGCACGCTGTAAGCGGCGGCTCGGGGAGCGTGACGTGGAGACCATCTGCAGGGTCATCCTTGTCTTCTGCCTGCTGCATTACCGTGGCGACGAGAACATCAAGAGTTTCATCTGGGAGCTCATCACCCCCCCAGAGAACGGCCGGgaaccacacacactcctcaaCCACTCTG GTCTGTCCATCCCTGTTCCTCGGGGCAGGAAGGGGAAGAGGGTGAAGGCCCAGAGCTCCTTTGACGTTCAGAAGGTGGAGTGGATCCGCAAGTACAACCCCGACTCCCTGCTTCTGGACGACAGCTACCGCAAACATCTCAAGCACCAGTGCAACAA GGTGTTGCTGAGAGTGCGTATGCTGTACTACCTGAGACAGGAAGTCATTGGAGAGCATGCCGATTCTGTGCTGAGAGGAGCCGATGCCAG GGATATTGACATCTGGATGCCTGAGATGGAGCAGCAGGAGGTGCCATCAGGCTGGTGGGATACAGAGGCAGACCGCTCCCTCCTCGTCGGTGTCTTCAAACACG GGTATGAGATGTACACCACCATGCGTGCCGACGACTGTCTCTGTTTCCTGGAGAGAGCTGGTCGCCCTGACGACCAGGCCATTGATGCGGAGCAGCACTCTGCAGACGCAGAGCTGGGAGACGG AGGAGACGATGACAAGTATTCTGAAGACCCAGAGTTCAAGCCTGCGTCAAGGCACACCAAAGACCTGTATGAGGAG GCTGACTCCATGAACATGAGTGACGATATCTGTGTCGATGACAAGCCGGGGCCTGTTAAAACCAAGGGACCGCCTTCTGGCCTGTCAGGAGCCTGTGAGTGGCCGACCAGCTCGTCACTTACCGCGCGGCTCCGGCGTCTGATCACTGCATACCAGCGAAGCTACAAGAGAGAGCAGCTGAAGGTGGAGGCAGCAGAGAAGGGCGACCGCAAGCGCAGGAGGTGTGAGCAGGCCAGTAAGCTGAAGGAGATTGCACGCCAGGAACGCCAACAGAGGTACCAACTACTACCCTCAGCTATTAACTCTTCAAGCATATGTGTCCTGAATCTGAG GTGGACCCGTAGAGAGGAGTGTGATTTCTACCGTGTGGTATCCACGTTCGGTGTCGAGCGGATAAAGGAGCCAAACGCCCAAGAGGGGGAGGATGCTAAACTGGAATGGGCCCGCTTCCGGACCTTCGCCCGTCTGGACAAGAAGACGGACGAGAGTCTGAGTCGCTACTTCCGCTGCTTCATGGCCATGTGCCGGAGGGTGTGCAACCTGCGGCCCGCCCGCGGAGAAG acCCGTCAGAGTTGGGGCAGTCTATGGCCCCCATCACCGAGGAGCGGGCCTCTCGCACCCTGTACCGCATCAGTCTGCTGCGCCGTCTTCGTGAGCGTGTCCTGCCCCACCCCTCCATGGAGGAGAGCCTGCTGCTGGCCCCACTCAGCTCTGAGCTTCCCGTCTGGTGGAGCACTCCGGCCCACGACCGGGAACTCATGCTGGGCGCCGCCCTCCACGGCGTCAGCCGCACCGAGCTTTCAGTCTTCTCCGACCCGCAGTTCTCCTTCAGCCAAGCCCGCCACGACTACCTCGAGATCCAGCAGAACCAGCCCGCCCCTGCCACTCCCCTCCgccaaccacaggcagaggagggctccgccgtcaaggaggaggagggactgaACGAGGAGTCCGTCCTCCTTGGAGCTTCTGAGGCTCTCGGCCACTCAGATACCCAGACCACACCCCTCTCTCGCCCTGATGGGACGGGACAAGCCCGGACTGGCTTGGGCTGGAAGAAGAGCAAGGGGAGGGGCCCGAGAAGCGGAGGAAGGAAAGGCGGAAGAAGTGGAGGAGAAGGCGGGACGTCTGATTTGGATTCAGAATCTGATTCAGGCTCGTCTACCTCCTCCCGGCGATCAGAAAGCTCTGACGACAGTGGGGACAGcgatgcagagagggagagag CTGCTCTAAAGatggaggaagatggagagaacAGCTTGCTCTCAATGACTCCATCTCAAGATGGCGCGCCACCGGAGTCCCTCACTGACCCCTTCAGGGTTGACTGGCCCAAG GACCGTGTGTTGATAAACCGGCTGGACAGCCTCTGTACACTGGTGCTGTCTGGGCAGTGGCCAACAGGGCGACGCTACGCCTCTGACGCCCAGCTCAACCCAGGCTCTGACGACCTAGGGGCAGGGGATGAGCTCAGCTTTGCACGGCTCATGCGGAAAGGCAACAGCACCCCCGGTGGAGAAGGTGCAGATGGAGAGGAATCGGAGTTCACGGTCAAACTCCTCAAG TTGTCAGATCCAGACGGAGTGGTCCCGGTGGTCGATGCCATGACGGGCACAGTGCTGAGTGGGGAGCGGGCCCCTCGACGCAGGGACTTGCCCAACTGGCTGAAGGAGAACCCAGAGTatgaggtggagggagacatgcTGGAG CTCCTTGTGAACAGGagcaagaggaagaagaagaggacggAGAAGGCAGCAGCGCTGTCGGGCAGTGAGAAGATTAACATAATTGATATGAGGTCAGGAAAGAAG gTTGGGGCTGCACATGGACCTATGCTGCAGGATCTGAGGGAGTTTCTGGAGGAGAATCCTGACTGTGCAGTTGCACCAGAATGGGCTGAGACTGTCCGGTGCTCT GGCTTTCTGCCAGACAGCCTCTTCCACCGGCTACTCTCTGCACACTCTGTCATTCCCAAGAGAGACcgtcaccaccgccaccaccacgctCCCCAGCCTGACCCGATGGAGGACCCACTCCTGGGCGGAGGTGAAGAAGAGACCCTGGTCTCAGATGGGGCCTACATGATGGAGGACGAAGACTTGGAGGATTCTTCTTTCCTGACACAAGCCTTTGATGTTAAGATGGAAGGCGGCGACAGCTTGTCACGAGGCGGATACGAGAGTTCTGACAGGGAGGCCCTTTTGGACGACGTCATCATGGCGCAGAAGGACACGGACTCTTCCTCCAGCTCAGAGGATTGA